The proteins below are encoded in one region of Corynebacterium felinum:
- a CDS encoding dienelactone hydrolase family protein, translated as MAENLSKHLKKFSKRGPHRVLVGELSYAGLPGKIYAPAEGNALPGVVFGHDWMKDVKNYHATLRHLASWGIVVAAPNTERGLMPNHRGFASDMESCIQILNGVRLGVGNITVAPGRIGLVGHGMGAGAAVLAACDRAKVKSVVAAFPSKVSPSAEEAAKKVTAQGMIIGTGDFALLDYGNAPALAMNWRGDVVYREMEGVAHSDVAENSHFRLLESLNRRARRREQVVALITGYVLHTLYDDRKLSAFGSRDAVAKGIESFSGAQLATKADLTQPGSLSLPF; from the coding sequence GTGGCTGAAAATCTGTCTAAGCATCTGAAGAAGTTTTCCAAGCGTGGCCCTCACCGAGTGTTGGTTGGTGAGCTGAGTTACGCGGGTTTGCCGGGCAAAATTTATGCCCCGGCTGAGGGGAATGCCCTGCCTGGCGTGGTCTTTGGCCATGACTGGATGAAGGATGTGAAAAATTATCACGCAACGTTGCGCCACCTCGCTAGTTGGGGGATTGTGGTTGCTGCCCCAAATACTGAGCGTGGGTTGATGCCGAATCATCGCGGTTTTGCATCCGATATGGAAAGCTGCATTCAGATTTTGAATGGGGTACGGCTGGGGGTGGGAAATATTACTGTTGCCCCTGGTCGTATCGGGCTTGTCGGCCATGGCATGGGGGCGGGTGCTGCTGTGTTGGCGGCTTGTGATCGGGCGAAGGTCAAGAGTGTCGTTGCGGCGTTCCCGTCGAAGGTGTCGCCTTCGGCTGAAGAGGCGGCGAAAAAAGTGACTGCGCAGGGCATGATTATTGGTACGGGTGATTTCGCGCTGCTGGATTATGGCAATGCGCCGGCGTTGGCAATGAACTGGCGTGGCGATGTCGTTTACCGTGAGATGGAGGGCGTGGCGCATTCCGATGTGGCGGAAAATAGTCACTTCCGTTTGTTGGAAAGCTTGAACCGGCGTGCCCGACGTCGCGAGCAGGTAGTGGCGCTGATCACTGGCTATGTGCTGCACACGCTTTACGACGACCGCAAGCTGTCCGCTTTTGGTTCACGCGATGCTGTGGCGAAAGGTATTGAAAGTTTTTCTGGCGCGCAGTTAGCTACGAAAGCTGATCTCACGCAGCCAGGGTCACTTTCTTTACCTTTCTAA